From one Thermotoga sp. genomic stretch:
- the cas5b gene encoding type I-B CRISPR-associated protein Cas5b, whose protein sequence is MKLLRIGIKASTGHFAIPFLIFERKTFPIPMYSTAIGFVCNILGDEAKINQFLSSGFSIAIVGDHDGVVEEYTWFRNLSKESHITKFGYSLNREINNEIEHPGGQLPVKIQTLINPRINLFLKAKEDILEMIRESFENPRYTSRLHLGRSEDVVDEVAVELVNCEKKQVFNTNGYTWIPSPEFADEISDSYEELYKKIVGSAYKVSSVYTARNNKRVFKFIHAKLYCGAIPMIKFKIPEVLSWNNTPLFLGRIQLPK, encoded by the coding sequence ATGAAGCTGTTAAGAATAGGGATTAAAGCATCAACTGGTCATTTCGCCATCCCTTTTCTCATATTCGAAAGAAAAACGTTCCCTATTCCGATGTATTCAACTGCGATCGGATTCGTTTGTAATATTCTCGGTGATGAAGCAAAAATAAATCAATTTTTGAGCTCAGGATTTTCTATAGCAATTGTCGGAGATCACGATGGTGTGGTGGAAGAGTACACCTGGTTTAGAAATCTGTCAAAGGAGTCTCATATAACAAAGTTTGGGTATTCTTTGAACAGAGAGATAAACAACGAAATAGAACATCCTGGGGGGCAACTACCGGTTAAGATTCAAACACTCATAAATCCGAGGATAAACCTGTTTCTTAAAGCAAAAGAAGACATACTTGAAATGATAAGAGAATCTTTTGAGAATCCTCGATACACTTCTCGACTACATCTTGGAAGATCAGAAGACGTTGTGGATGAGGTTGCAGTTGAACTGGTTAATTGTGAAAAAAAGCAAGTTTTCAATACGAACGGTTATACATGGATCCCTTCGCCCGAGTTTGCAGATGAAATAAGTGATTCCTATGAAGAACTTTACAAAAAAATAGTAGGGTCCGCTTACAAGGTATCCTCTGTTTACACCGCTCGAAACAACAAGAGAGTCTTCAAGTTTATCCACGCCAAACTCTACTGCGGAGCAATTCCCATGATTAAATTCAAAATCCCTGAGGTTCTATCTTGGAACAATACACCTCTTTTTCTCGGTAGGATACAACTTCCTAAATGA